CTCCGCAGCCCGGCGAGCCCCATACTCGTCTTCATCCGGGTGTCGACCTTGCGTCGGTCGCCACTGGGCAGGGTCGCAGTTTCATCAGCCATCACGCGGGCCTTGTCCTCGGAGATCTCCCCCGAGGCGAGCGCTTTGAATGTATTCGGCATCTCGCCCACGATCGCGCGGGAGGTGGAAAGGAACTTTCGTCCGGAACCCGGTGAGACCTTCTTCGCGAGGGCGATCTCTTCGGCGGAGCGGATTCCGCAATCACGCGCGGGAACCTGATTGAGCGCGTCTCGACGTGTGCGCAGGGCTGCGAAGGCCACCGCCTCTGCAGCCTGAGCGGACACGATGGTCGCCTTCAGCTCCTCAAGCGCCGTGATCCGTGCCAATGTCTCGGCTTCGGTCGCAGCGGACTCCTCGCCACGCAGCATGGAGGCGAAGCGGTCGATCTCGGCGATGAGATCATGATCCGCCGGTGATGTCTCCGAGACGGTCTCCGTGTCCATGCAAACACACTACAAGTCGCCACTGACACGAGATTTCCAGAGCGTTCGGCAGGACAATCGCCGAGCCGGGATCGCGCATGGATTCAACCGCGCCGTACTCTAGCCGACGTCCCTCTGGATCCGATTGAGGACCATGTCCATGGCGACGATATTGTGTCCGCCCTCGGGGATGATGATATCCGCGTTGCGCTTCGAGGGCTCGACATACAGCTCGTGCATAGGCTTCACGGTTCCCAGGTATTGGTCCTCGACCGACTGCAGCGTCCGCCCCCGTTCGACGACATCGCGCTTGATGCGCCGCAGCAGGCGGACATCGGCGTCGGTGTCGACGAAGAGTTTGATGTCGAGCAGCTCGCAGATCCGCGGCTCGGCGAAGATGAGGATTCCCTCGACGATGATCACCGGAGACGGCTCGACGAGCGTGGTGCGATCGCTGCGATTGTGGATCGAGAAGTCGTAGACGGGGCTCTCGACCGGCTGCGAGGACCGCAGCGCACGCAGATGCTCGACGAAGAGATCGTTGTCGAAGGCGTCGAGGTCGTCGTAGTTGACCTTCTCCCGCTCCTCATACGTCAGCTCATCACGCCGTCGGTAGTAGTTGTCGTGGAACAGCACCGAGGGCGGGCCCGCGCACTCGTCCAGCAGCGCCTGGGTGAGAGTCGTCTTTCCGCTGCCGGTGCCGCCGGCTACGCCCACTATCAAGGTCTCCACGGTCCAACCATCCCCTTCGGCTCTGCGGATTCGCGTTCTGACTGCCCCAAATCTATACCAGGCCCCTCGCCGAGGTGGTCCCCCGTCCCGTTCACCGGCGACGGGTGAGCTGTGCCCAGAGGTCCTGGTCGAACCTGCGTCGGGCGAAGAGCCCGGCCATATGTCTGACCGCGTTGTCGACCTTTCCCCGCCAGGCGCCCACCGCTGTCTCCGCATCGCCGAGGGACACTGCCCGGAGAATGGCACGGTCATCGGCGAGGATGCGGTCGCTGGCAGGTGAGTAGTCGAGCTGCAGGACCGAGATGAACAGGCGCAGACGCAGATTCAGCGCTTCGAATGCCCGGGTGCTCTGCCGCAGACCCGAGGCCCGGGCCAGCTCCTGCTGAAAGTGGAGGTCCGCATCCTCGACATCGATGCCGCTCTTCGTCGCCGCCGATGCCTCCACCTGCCGCAGCGCCAGCTGCACGGGCACGAAGTAGCGTTTCGGCCGCAGCGCCAGAGATCGCAGGAGCACCTCGCCCACGGCCATACGCCCGGCGTAGAGATCGAGGACGTCGAGGGTCGTAATCAGCGGGATCCTCGTCCCGCCCCGCGAGCCGTCGAGCAGCTTGTCGTCGACCATGCGACGCAGCGCGGCATCCACCGAGGACCGAGGAACCTGCATCCGCCGTGAAAGGAGCCGAGGATTGATCCGGTCACCCGGTTCGTACCCCGAGTCGATGATCTCCTCACGCAGGGCGATCGCCAGATGTTCGGTGATGGACCGTGTCTCCTTCGGCAGCCACGAAGAAATCTCCATTGAGTCAGAAGTAATGGAACTTCTGCGAGCTTCGGTCTGGCTCGACCGCCTCCACAGGACGCCCTCGAAACCGTGCCGCACTCGGGCGGAGAGCACGTCGAGCAGAGATCCGGGGATGTCGTTGCAGCCGGCAAGGCCGGACCTGGCATCGTCGAGGAACTCCGCGAACTCCCGGTGAACCGCGATTTCCGCAGCCGGAGTCCGGTCGTGGGAGGCCGCAGTCCGGTCGTGGGAGACCTCGGGCTGGTCGTGAACGATGAGTCCCCGCGTCTCCCCGAACGGGTCGAACACGATGAAGTGCTCGTCACCCCCGCCTGAGCGCAGCAGATCGAGCATCTCCGAGGCATCGGTCTGACGATGCTCGCTGTCGAATCGCTGCGGCCAGTGCTGGACTCCTGCCGAGCGCAGACCGGCCACGATGCCGGCGATGCGGCGCTGAACCCGTCGCGCCGATACTGCACTCTCGCCTCCATCTCCGCCGGAGACCCCAGCCCTGTGCGCCTCACCGGCAACGCGAATGCCGATGACGACCAGTGGGAAACCTCCCGCCACGACAGTGATCTCGTCACGGCCGAGCAGCCGATCCCTTCGCACCGTCATCCCCTGCACCGCCCGGGACACGATGCTCTGGCTCAGTCCGGTCGCCTCCGCCAGCGCCCTGGTCGAATAGTCCTTCCCGGAGATCCTCGCACCCGCGGTGGCGACGAGCGCCTCGACGACCTGATCGGCGGTGCTCTGGATCTGGGGACGGCCGCTGCGCGGGCGATCTTCGAGGTCGGAACGCGACATCCACCGGCGCAGACTCGACGGTGAGACGCCGAACTCGACTGCCACCTCGGCGATGGACGACGATGCCGTCCTGGCGACAGCGTCACGGCGCATCTCTGAGGAATACATCACTCTATTCTATTACTTCTGACTCAACTATGTCTGCGATCGTGCGCGAGATCTTCTCCCCGGATTCGCTCCGGCGCATACTGGTCTCAACGATCCCGTCAAGGTCACAGGCGACGCGGGAACGCCTGGCCCAGCACCGATCAGATCCACGGTGTCCAGCCAGACCCTCTCAGAGTTCGTCCAACAGAAAAGGAACGAGCAGTTGTTGCACACAGACTCCGATCTCGATCAGCTCACCAGTCGCTCCATCGACACAGTCCGCAGATGGCTGCGCGTGGCGACGAACAAGACCACGGCGAAGAATCCCGCCGCCGAGCGCCTCTCCGCGGTGCTCTCCGACCCGAATGGACTCGACTTCAC
The Brevibacterium marinum genome window above contains:
- the udk gene encoding uridine kinase, translating into METLIVGVAGGTGSGKTTLTQALLDECAGPPSVLFHDNYYRRRDELTYEEREKVNYDDLDAFDNDLFVEHLRALRSSQPVESPVYDFSIHNRSDRTTLVEPSPVIIVEGILIFAEPRICELLDIKLFVDTDADVRLLRRIKRDVVERGRTLQSVEDQYLGTVKPMHELYVEPSKRNADIIIPEGGHNIVAMDMVLNRIQRDVG
- a CDS encoding FCD domain-containing protein, coding for MYSSEMRRDAVARTASSSIAEVAVEFGVSPSSLRRWMSRSDLEDRPRSGRPQIQSTADQVVEALVATAGARISGKDYSTRALAEATGLSQSIVSRAVQGMTVRRDRLLGRDEITVVAGGFPLVVIGIRVAGEAHRAGVSGGDGGESAVSARRVQRRIAGIVAGLRSAGVQHWPQRFDSEHRQTDASEMLDLLRSGGGDEHFIVFDPFGETRGLIVHDQPEVSHDRTAASHDRTPAAEIAVHREFAEFLDDARSGLAGCNDIPGSLLDVLSARVRHGFEGVLWRRSSQTEARRSSITSDSMEISSWLPKETRSITEHLAIALREEIIDSGYEPGDRINPRLLSRRMQVPRSSVDAALRRMVDDKLLDGSRGGTRIPLITTLDVLDLYAGRMAVGEVLLRSLALRPKRYFVPVQLALRQVEASAATKSGIDVEDADLHFQQELARASGLRQSTRAFEALNLRLRLFISVLQLDYSPASDRILADDRAILRAVSLGDAETAVGAWRGKVDNAVRHMAGLFARRRFDQDLWAQLTRRR